In the genome of Nicoliella spurrieriana, the window TAGTGACTGGAATGTGATGCTCCTTTAAGAAGTTTTTTTCATGCAGCCGATGACTCGTAATTGTTAATTCATCAATGGCCTGTGGAACATCCACTAAGTTCGTGACCTTGGCTAGGGCTGCTTGATCAACATTTTCAAATTCATAGGTTAGAACATCCGCCCGTTGGGCTAGCTCTTGAAGCGCTGCTTGATCATCGTAATCCGCAACAATTTGGAAATCAGACACCTGAGCCGCAGGAGCATCCTTAGTCGGGTCTAAAATACCGACCTTATAGCCCATTGATTTAGCAGCCAGGGCCATCATTTGGCCTAACTGGCCACCACCTAAAATTCCGATCGTAGCGGGTGGTAAAATCGTCTTAATTGAGTTGGTCATTGCTCTTAATTGCCTCCTGAGTCTGATTAGTTCTAAACTGAACTAATTTTTGGTTAACGGTGTCGTTATGCAATGCGATAATTTGAGCAGCTAAAATCGCTGCATTTTTAGCCCCTGCATCGCCGATTGCAACGGTAGCCACCGGCACCCCTGATGGCATTTGGACCATCGAAAGGAGTGAGTCTACTCCATTAAGGGCCTTCGTTTGAACGGGAATTCCAATCACCGGAAGGGTAGTATTAGCAGCCATCATCCCTGGCAGGTGGGCAGCCCCACCAGCAGCAGCAATGATCACCTGATAATGTTCGCCTTTTGCTTGCGCACCAAATGTCTGTAACTGTTCGGGCATCCGGTGAGCAGAGATGACATGTTTGTCATAACTAACTCCTAGGCTTTCTAGCATTTCAGCAGTTTGCTTAACTACTGGCCAATCTGAGATTGACCCCATTACGAGTGCAACTTCCATCAAAAAAGTCTCCTTTACTAATTGGTACCTTAATAATAACAATTGGAACGAATTTCGTCAACAAAAACACGAACGTTATCATTTAAGTTTTCTTTTAAAGTTCGGTTTATTTTAAAGAAAAGATTATAAAAATGCAAAAAAATAACGCCCGGTTGGGCGTTATTTTTATTTACGGTTGCTAAAAGCAGTATTCAACTTACCGAAATCAATCGTTCCCAATCCAGTTGCTTGGTTGTAAAGCTTACCGGGTTGGCCAGTATAATAAAGATTATTGTTATTGGTGTCACTATCGAGCGGTGTAAATGGTGAGTCGGCTCCCTTAGCGAACTGATAAATCTGCGGATTCCAAAAGCCCATTCGCTTCCCCTGGGCACTGTTAATAACCGCAGCCATTCCAGCAATTTGGGGCGTTACTACACTCGTCCCACCGGTAACGTACCACTTTCCATTATAGTAGGATGCATATCCGGTATTCGGATCAGCATTAGCCACCACGTCCGGAACGTTTCGGCCGGAGTGCTTCCCGGTAACCACAGTTGGCTTATTCAACCGTTTTAAATAGCCATTGCCATATTCCCAAATTTGGCTAGCCCGGAACGTCCCTACGCCACTGAAACCAGCTTGGTAACTTGGGACCGGATTATAAGAACTAAACCCGCCCCCGCTTCCTGCAAAGTAACTAGCCACCCACTTAGCGGGGTTCCTAGCAGGTGTTAACGTGGCATCAGCATCAAATTTAGGGTAAAGGTAGTCACTACTCCAGGCGCGTTCCTTGCCGATGGTATAGTGCTTCCCATTAATGGTGTAATTTCTAGGCAACGTCGTCCCACCCACAGCGGTAACATAGGGCGAAGTGGCTGGGGTATCCGTCGTTAGTTTTGGATACCGATTCTCACCCATCCCATCGTAAGCTCCGTTATCACCAGTGGATGCAAATACGCTCATCCCCTGGCTAGCTGCTTGTTCAAACATTAAGTTCAAAATTTGGATGTAGTTTGCCGGTAATAAGCCCAGCTTAATTTGGTTCCTAACCTGGTTTTCACTCTGCCCCCAACTAATCGAAAGGCTACTAACTGCATTTTGTGAAACCGCGGTGGCCAATGAATTGATCATCCCAGATGCAGAAGCATTACTTTCATAGACGTTGATGTTAGCCTTAGGGGCCACTGCTCCCGCCTGCTCAACGTCCATTGCAGTCTCATCTTGTCCGGAATAAGAACTTTTCCCGATCTGATAAGTTTTGATTCGGTTGGCCTTAGCCGGAATGCCCTCTTTTTTCCAAAACTTAGTGGCATCACTCGGCTTAAACTTTGC includes:
- the purE gene encoding 5-(carboxyamino)imidazole ribonucleotide mutase: MMEVALVMGSISDWPVVKQTAEMLESLGVSYDKHVISAHRMPEQLQTFGAQAKGEHYQVIIAAAGGAAHLPGMMAANTTLPVIGIPVQTKALNGVDSLLSMVQMPSGVPVATVAIGDAGAKNAAILAAQIIALHNDTVNQKLVQFRTNQTQEAIKSNDQLN
- a CDS encoding S53 family peptidase, encoding MIKITHNHSSIFNEVIQVGLVALISLVGMTSLNEPTTASAASNKKVTAVKATKQQTINLILTPRAKGQLDEYVNQTITPGNDNYRKYLTPKQFAKRYGQSDRSVRQIKKYFQKYHIKTSVYSGNLVLKLTGQTKNVERAFKIKLQNIKVPGDSYQKANRKYQLPYSVSAKVMGIFGLNNNTYLNSSRMASDKLSKETSDINTYQGTPQKFMDTYNAGALYSKNHVGAGQTIGIISFAKFKPSDATKFWKKEGIPAKANRIKTYQIGKSSYSGQDETAMDVEQAGAVAPKANINVYESNASASGMINSLATAVSQNAVSSLSISWGQSENQVRNQIKLGLLPANYIQILNLMFEQAASQGMSVFASTGDNGAYDGMGENRYPKLTTDTPATSPYVTAVGGTTLPRNYTINGKHYTIGKERAWSSDYLYPKFDADATLTPARNPAKWVASYFAGSGGGFSSYNPVPSYQAGFSGVGTFRASQIWEYGNGYLKRLNKPTVVTGKHSGRNVPDVVANADPNTGYASYYNGKWYVTGGTSVVTPQIAGMAAVINSAQGKRMGFWNPQIYQFAKGADSPFTPLDSDTNNNNLYYTGQPGKLYNQATGLGTIDFGKLNTAFSNRK